In Helianthus annuus cultivar XRQ/B chromosome 9, HanXRQr2.0-SUNRISE, whole genome shotgun sequence, the following are encoded in one genomic region:
- the LOC118481790 gene encoding secreted RxLR effector protein 161-like: protein MYRKIVGSLIYLTLMRPDISNVVGVLSKFVQNPRKPHLDAVRRVLRYVKGNPSYGVLFERESKIELTGYYDADYARDLDTRHSTSGYMFMISNGAVSWCSRRQPTVSLSTPEAEYRATVLAAQECTWLVRLLKELNQEIENKFVMRGDNISSICLAENPTFHARSKRIEVHYHYIRERVLNREVDIKYINTEEQLDDMLTKRLLRKKMTKFYEGFGMASASVEREY, encoded by the coding sequence ATGTATCGGAAGATTGTGGGTAGCTTGATTTATCTCACTTTGATGAGACCCGATATTTCAAACGTTGTGGGAGTTCTCAGCAAGTTCGTGCAAAATCCTAGGAAGCCACATCTCGATGCAGTAAGACGTGTGCTTCGATATGTGAAAGGGAATCCAAGCTATGGTGTTTTATTTGAAAGGGAGTCCAAGATCGAGTTAACCGGGTATTATGATGCTGATTATGCTCGTGATTTAGATACCCGACATTCAACGAGTGGTTATATGTTTATGATTAGTAATGGAGCGGTCTCCTGGTGTAGTAGAAGACAGCCTACTGTTTCTTTGTCAACACCTGAAGCGGAGTACCGTGCAACCGTGTTAGCAGCCCAGGAATGTACATGGTTGGTAAGATTATTAAAGGAGTTGAATCAAGAGATAGAGAATAAATTCGTAATGCGTGGAGATAATATTTCGTCCATTTGTTTGGCTGAAAATCCGACGTTTCATGCTCGTTCTAAACGTATTGAAGTGCATTACCATTACATTCGAGAGAGGGTGCTAAATAGAGAGGTTGATATAAAGTACATAAATACTGAAGAACAACTAGACGATATGCTAACAAAAAGATTGTTAAGGAAGAAGATGACTAAGTTCTATGAAGGCTTCGGAATGGCTAGTGCAAGCGTTGAGAGGGAGTATTGA